The following proteins are co-located in the Solea senegalensis isolate Sse05_10M linkage group LG12, IFAPA_SoseM_1, whole genome shotgun sequence genome:
- the maea gene encoding E3 ubiquitin-protein transferase MAEA — protein sequence MAVQETASQLSMALKVQEYPTLKVPYETLNKRFRAAQKNIDRETSHVTMVVAELEKTLSNFPVVDSVVSLLDGVVEKLSALKRKAAESIQAEDESAKLCKRRIEHLKEHSSDQPASVNLWKKKRMDRMMVEHLLRCGYYNTAVKLARQSGIEDLVNIEMFLTAKEVEESLERQETATCLAWCHDNKSRLRKMKSCLEFSLRIQEFIELIRQNKRMDAVRHARKHFSQAEGGQLDEVRQVMGMLAFPSDTHISPYKDLLDPARWKMLIQQFRYDNYRLHQLGNNSVFTITLQAGLSAIKTPQCYKEDGTSKNPDCPVCSKSLNKLAQPLPMAHCANSRLVCKISGEVMNENNPPMMLPNGYVYGYNSLLSIRQDDKVVCPRTKEVFNFSQAEKVYIM from the exons GTCCCCTACGAGACTCTGAACAAGCGATTCAGAGCAGCTCAAAAGAACATCGACCGGGAGACGAGTCACGTGACAATGGTGGTCGCGGAGCTGGAGAAGACCCTGAGCAACTTCCCGGTGGTCGACTCTGTCGTGTCACTGCTGGATGGAGTGGTGGAGAAACTCAGTGCCCTGAAGAGGAAG gctgCAGAGTCCATCCAAGCCGAGGACGAGAGTGCCAAGCTGTGTAAACGTCGCATCGAGCACTTGAAGGAGCACAGCAGCGACCAGCCGGCCTCGGTCAATCTGTGGAAGAAGAAGCGCATGGACCGCATGATGGTGGAGCATCTGCTGCGTTGCGGCTACTACAACACAGCTGTTAAACTGGCCAGACAGAGTGGTATAGAG GATCTGGTGAACATAGAGATGTTCCTCACAGccaaggaggtggaggagtctCTGGAGAGGCAGGAGACAGCCACCTGCTTAGCCTGGTGCCATGACAACAAGTCTCGCCTCCGCAAGATGAAG AGTTGTCTTGAGTTCAGTCTAAGAATCCAGGAGTTCATTGAGCTCATCAGGCAAAACAAACGCATGGATGCAGTCAG ACATGCAAGGAAACATTTCAGCCAAGCAGAAGGTGGACAGTTGGATGAGGTTCGGCAGGTGATGGGGATGCTGGCCTTCCCATCAGATACACACATCTCTCCTTACAAG GATCTTTTGGACCCAGCCCGTTGGAAGATGCTAATCCAGCAATTCCGGTATGACAACTACAGACTGCATCAGCTTGGAAACAACTCTGTCTTCACTATAACCCTACAGGCCGGTCTGTCCGCCATCAAGACACC TCAGTGCTACAAGGAGGACGGTACCTCTAAGAACCCCGACTGCCCGGTGTGCAGTAAATCTCTAAACAAGTTGGCACAGCCCCTACCCATGGCCCACTGTGCCAACTCCAGACTAGTGTGTAAGATCTCTGGGGAGgtcatgaatgaaaacaacccTCCAATGATGCTTCCTAATGGATATGTCTACGGCTACAAC TCCCTTCTGTCCATCCGCCAAGACGACAAAGTGGTCTGTCCCAGAACCAAAGAGGTCTTCAACTTCTCTCAGGCTGAGAAGGTCTACATCATGTGA